A genomic stretch from Lathyrus oleraceus cultivar Zhongwan6 chromosome 2, CAAS_Psat_ZW6_1.0, whole genome shotgun sequence includes:
- the LOC127120901 gene encoding uncharacterized protein LOC127120901 isoform X1: MVVVAAIPLPTFLFSSSHTFNFRILKVKANATLITNSDWFQVGRPIGNYGFMNVTTNTDQYSFGEGGGFKSQDVQEGSVKIRLYEGRVSQGPLTQTPVLFKVYPGTRAGGVVADMMAANELNSHMFLQSSSKGMSQHLMLLLGGFETTTGEQWLAFRDYGKSSAADYAKVASDKISKLSSWNSFERGQAMKRRRRFIIILLQGALRGLAYMHDHDRLHQSLGPFSVSLNTISETDAPYLISRLKDLAFSVSVRYSELEDSGPLTEGLWARASAASAFTYLEKRAFGIADDIYEAGLLFAYLAFVPFCEAGVMDGLSLQRLLENTFRLDLEAMREYCIADDRLVNAIEFLDLGNGAGWELLQAMLNADFRKRPTAQAVLNHRFMTGEVL, translated from the exons AtggttgttgttgctgctatTCCTCTTCCCACATTCTTGTTCTCATCATCACACACTTTCAATTTTCGAATACTCAAAGTTAAAGCTAATGCTACACTTATCACAAACTCTGATTGGTTTCAAGTGGGTAGACCCATTGGGAACTATGGTTTCATGAACGTTACCACTAATACTGATCAATATTCGTTTGGTGAAGGAGGAGGATTCAAAAGTCAAGATGTTCAAGAAGGTAGCGTCAAAATCAG GCTTTATGAAGGCAGGGTTTCTCAAGGTCCGCTTACACAAACACCTGTTCTCTTTAAGGTTTATCCCGGAACACGAGCTGGTGGTGTTGTGGCAGATATGATGGCTGCCAACGAGTTGAATTCCCACATGTTCCTTCAA AGTAGTTCTAAAGGTATGAGTCAGCATCTTATGTTACTTTTAGGTGGCTTTGAAACAACCACCGGAGAGCAG TGGCTTGCTTTTCGTGATTACGGGAAATCTAGCGCAGCAGACTATGCTAAAGTGGCGAGTGACAAGATATCAAAACTGTCTTCGTGGAATAGCTTTGAACGAGGACAGGCAATGAAAAGAAGACGACGTTTCATTATAATACTGCTTCAGGGTGCTTTGAGAGGTTTAGCTTACATGCATGATCATGATAGATTGCACCAGAGTCTTGGACCGTTTTCCGTATCTCTCAA CACAATTTCTGAAACAGATGCTCCCTATTTGATTTCAAGGCTTAAGGATTTAGCCTTTTCTGTTAGTGTTAG GTACTCAGAACTAGAGGATTCGGGACCACTTACGGAAGGTCTTTGGGCACGAGCTTCTGCAGCTAGTGCATTCACTTATTTAGAGAAAAGAGCTTTTGGAATAGCCGATGACAT ATATGAGGCAGGCCTTCTTTTTGCATACTTGGCTTTTGTTCCGTTTTGTGAAGCTGGTGTAATGGATGGCCTTTCTTTGCAA AGGCTTTTAGAGAACACTTTTCGGCTTGATCTTGAAGCAATGCGAGA ATACTGTATAGCAGATGACAGGTTAGTTAATGCCATCGAGTTCCTGGATCTTGGCAATGGTGCTGGTTGGGAGCTGCTTCAG GCAATGCTCAATGCTGACTTCCGAAAGAGACCAACTGCGCAGGCTGTTCTCAATCACAGGTTTATGACTGGGGAAGTCCTTTGA
- the LOC127120901 gene encoding uncharacterized protein LOC127120901 isoform X2 — protein sequence MMAANELNSHMFLQSSSKGMSQHLMLLLGGFETTTGEQWLAFRDYGKSSAADYAKVASDKISKLSSWNSFERGQAMKRRRRFIIILLQGALRGLAYMHDHDRLHQSLGPFSVSLNTISETDAPYLISRLKDLAFSVSVRYSELEDSGPLTEGLWARASAASAFTYLEKRAFGIADDIYEAGLLFAYLAFVPFCEAGVMDGLSLQRLLENTFRLDLEAMREYCIADDRLVNAIEFLDLGNGAGWELLQAMLNADFRKRPTAQAVLNHRFMTGEVL from the exons ATGATGGCTGCCAACGAGTTGAATTCCCACATGTTCCTTCAA AGTAGTTCTAAAGGTATGAGTCAGCATCTTATGTTACTTTTAGGTGGCTTTGAAACAACCACCGGAGAGCAG TGGCTTGCTTTTCGTGATTACGGGAAATCTAGCGCAGCAGACTATGCTAAAGTGGCGAGTGACAAGATATCAAAACTGTCTTCGTGGAATAGCTTTGAACGAGGACAGGCAATGAAAAGAAGACGACGTTTCATTATAATACTGCTTCAGGGTGCTTTGAGAGGTTTAGCTTACATGCATGATCATGATAGATTGCACCAGAGTCTTGGACCGTTTTCCGTATCTCTCAA CACAATTTCTGAAACAGATGCTCCCTATTTGATTTCAAGGCTTAAGGATTTAGCCTTTTCTGTTAGTGTTAG GTACTCAGAACTAGAGGATTCGGGACCACTTACGGAAGGTCTTTGGGCACGAGCTTCTGCAGCTAGTGCATTCACTTATTTAGAGAAAAGAGCTTTTGGAATAGCCGATGACAT ATATGAGGCAGGCCTTCTTTTTGCATACTTGGCTTTTGTTCCGTTTTGTGAAGCTGGTGTAATGGATGGCCTTTCTTTGCAA AGGCTTTTAGAGAACACTTTTCGGCTTGATCTTGAAGCAATGCGAGA ATACTGTATAGCAGATGACAGGTTAGTTAATGCCATCGAGTTCCTGGATCTTGGCAATGGTGCTGGTTGGGAGCTGCTTCAG GCAATGCTCAATGCTGACTTCCGAAAGAGACCAACTGCGCAGGCTGTTCTCAATCACAGGTTTATGACTGGGGAAGTCCTTTGA